A genomic region of Kluyveromyces marxianus DMKU3-1042 DNA, complete genome, chromosome 5 contains the following coding sequences:
- the URE2 gene encoding glutathione peroxidase, giving the protein MQQDMHNGGTGNTISNLSSALRQVNLGNSNTTTDQSNIAIDFNQQQLMEEVNQNSMNAFNIQQQHQQQQENVQKQQEQQQQQLQQQQQQQQQQQQQQQQQQQQLQQQQQLQQHHHHQQRQQHPNNNVQAGTSQQQMLFQGANSIDSSRITKFFQNQPMEGYTLFSHRSAPNGFKVAIVLSELNMHYNTIFLDFNLGEHRAPEFVAINPNARVPALIDHNMDNLSIWESGAIILHVVNKYYRETGTPLLWSDNLADQAQINAWLFFQTSGHAPMIGQALHFRYFHSQKVKSAVDRYTDEVRRVYGVVEMALAERREALIMDLDSENAAAYSAGTTPLSQSRFFDYPVWLVGDKITVADLSFVPWNNVVDRIGINIKVEFPEVYKWTKHMMRRPAVIKALRGE; this is encoded by the coding sequence ATGCAGCAAGACATGCACAATGGTGGAACAGGAAATACCATTTCAAACTTATCTTCGGCACTTCGCCAGGTGAACCTTGGTAACAGCAACACAACTACTGATCAGAGCAATATCGCTATTGATTTCAATCAGCAACAGTTGATGGAAGAAGTAAATCAAAATTCTATGAATGCTTTCAATATTCAACAGCAGcatcagcaacaacaagagaatGTGCAAAAGCAGCAGgaacagcagcagcagcaactacagcagcaacaacaacagcagcagcagcagcagcagcaacaacagcaacaacagcaacaactacagcagcaacaacaactacaacaacaccatcatcatcaacaacgtCAACAACATCCTAATAACAATGTTCAAGCAGGAACCTCCCAGCAGCAAATGCTATTCCAAGGTGCAAACTCCATAGATAGTTCAAGAATAACCaaattctttcaaaatcaaccaATGGAGGGTTATACCCTATTCTCACACAGATCTGCTCCTAACGGTTTCAAAGTAGCGATTGTGTTAAGCGAACTTAATATGCATTATAACACAATTTTCTTAGATTTTAATCTCGGTGAACATCGAGCCCCAGAATTCGTGGCAATTAATCCAAATGCTAGAGTTCCTGCACTTATTGATCACAATATGGATAACTTATCTATTTGGGAGTCTGGAGCAATAATCCTTCATGTCGTAAATAAGTACTACAGAGAAACGGGTACACCGTTACTATGGTCAGATAATTTAGCCGATCAAGCTCAAATCAATGCATGGCTGTTCTTTCAGACATCAGGTCATGCGCCTATGATTGGGCAAGCATTACATTTCAGATATTTCCATTCGCAAAAGGTCAAGAGTGCTGTTGATCGGTATACAGACGAAGTTAGAAGAGTTTATGGAGTTGTAGAAATGGCCTTGGctgaaagaagagaagctcTCATTATGGATTTAGATTCAGAAAATGCAGCTGCATACAGCGCTGGTACTACTCCACTCTCTCAAAGTCGTTTCTTTGACTACCCAGTTTGGCTTGTAGGGGATAAGATAACTGTTGCAGATCTATCCTTTGTTCCGTGGAACAATGTTGTGGACAGAATAGGAATTAACATTAAAGTGGAATTTCCAGAGGTTTACAAATGGACAAAACACATGATGAGAAGACCCGCTGTCATTAAAGCTTTACGTGGTGAGtag
- the ELA1 gene encoding elongin A — translation MNKRILSLQESCLITLLRHHTSVEDISFVPYRLIQSLLRKVKAEQLIRLELTNPLIIFEDDEIWHNLIKKDFDPEFTYHYTSKKSDVLQYFKLAISDALSDHPGASFSSDVTIDVLKNFVELILIRNESGLYRIPCRLVYEKLREEISEKDKRIAAKVRETTQRIQQEKKQIQITAMKEPGSVLSHRLKSKLFESKSKVFVESLKDSQKRRQQFKASTVRIEKRVVQRVAFGGQAGASDHKHPQISCPSPGKNIIQNSTNETSFGRGTGLPTANTIDSNITTTERPIAQKRRMREQPKKQKKSRLFGSHKLLPTTPSSTPVSKVYIHER, via the coding sequence atgaataaaCGAATATTATCGTTGCAAGAATCGTGTCTAATTACGTTGCTTCGACATCACACTTCAGTTGAAGATATAAGTTTTGTTCCGTACAGGTTAATACAAAGTCTTTTAAGGAAAGTAAAGGCAGAGCAGCTTATAAGACTAGAACTAACCAATCCGTTAATCATTTTTGAAGACGATGAAATATGGCATAATCTAATAAAAAAGGATTTTGATCCCGAATTTACTTACCATTATACAAGTAAAAAGAGCGATGTATTACAGTATTTCAAACTCGCAATATCAGATGCTCTCTCCGATCATCCTGGTGCATCGTTCAGCAGCGATGTAACCATTGACgtattgaaaaattttgtAGAACTGATACTGATAAGGAATGAATCAGGCTTATATCGTATTCCTTGCAGGTTAGTATATGAGAAGTTAAGGGAAGAAATATCAGAAAAGGATAAAAGAATTGCTGCAAAAGTCCGTGAGACAACGCAACGTAtacaacaagagaagaaacaaatacAGATAACGGCCATGAAGGAACCAGGTTCAGTCTTATCGCATAGATTAAAGAGTAAGCTTTTTGAATCGAAATCCAAAGTTTTCGTTGAGTCACTTAAGGACTCCCAGAAAAGACGACAGCAATTCAAAGCATCAACAGTTCGTATAGAAAAAAGAGTGGTACAAAGGGTCGCATTCGGTGGACAGGCTGGAGCATCTGATCATAAGCACCCTCAGATTTCCTGCCCTTCACCTGGAAAGAACATCATACAAAATTCTACAAATGAAACCTCCTTTGGTAGGGGAACTGGGCTTCCTACTGCTAACACGATCGATAGCAATATCACTACGACGGAAAGACCAATAGCTCAAAAGAGGCGTATGAGAGAACAGccaaaaaaacagaagaagtCACGTTTGTTTGGATCCCATAAATTATTACCCACTACACCATCTTCGACACCTGTATCTAAAGTATATATTCACGAACGTTAG
- the PDR16 gene encoding phosphatidylinositol transporter, protein MFKRKQKNVETDSTKWIKIEVPIENPQSDLTPPTPRLLEGEELVKYKAVLKHFSNPDLLIPTKEKKNASDNEMKPLTDFEKAWLSRECIMRYLRATKWDTQDCIDRISLSIAWRREFGISNFGEENGDTLTSDLVSPEAVTGKEVILGFDNDCRPILYLKPGRQNTPTSHRQVQHLVFMLERVIDFMQPSQDSLALLIDFKEYPDVPKVQGNSKIPPLGVGKQVLHILQTHYPERLGKALLTNIPWLAWTFLKLIHPFIDPLTREKLVFDEPFSKYVPQNQLETLYGGNLDFKYNHEAYWPVLKEITARKRRNYLERFEKFGKKIGLSEYDLRGDHDELKFPVD, encoded by the coding sequence ATGTTTAAAAGGAAGCAAAAGAATGTGGAAACAGATTCCACCAAATGGATAAAGATTGAAGTGCCAATTGAGAATCCTCAATCGGATTTGACGCCGCCAACTCCAAGATTGCtagaaggagaagaattGGTAAAATACAAAGCGGTATTGAAACACTTTTCCAACCCAGATTTGCTGATCCctaccaaagaaaaaaaaaatgcgaGTGATAACGAAATGAAACCATTGACCGATTTTGAGAAGGCGTGGCTAAGCAGAGAGTGTATAATGCGATACCTTAGAGCAACCAAATGGGATACGCAGGATTGTATCGATAGAATCTCGTTATCCATTGCATGGAGAAGAGAATTCGGAATCTCCAACTttggtgaagaaaatggTGACACTTTAACTTCAGATCTTGTAAGTCCTGAAGCTGTTACTGGTAAAGAGGTAATTTTAGGGTTTGATAATGACTGCAGACCAATTTTGTACTTGAAGCCAGGGAGACAAAATACACCTACGTCGCATAGACAAGTTCAGCACTTGGTTTTCATGCTAGAACGCGTCATAGACTTCATGCAACCAAGTCAAGATTCATTGGCCTTATTGATTGATTTTAAGGAGTACCCAGATGTTCCAAAAGTACAAggaaattcaaaaattccTCCATTGGGTGTTGGTAAACAGGTACTACACATTTTACAAACACACTATCCGGAAAGACTAGGAAAAGCCTTGTTAACTAATATACCTTGGCTGGCCTGGACATTTTTGAAACTAATTCATCCATTTATTGACCCATTAACCCGTGAGAAATTGGTATTTGATGAACCATTTTCTAAATACGTGCCTCAAAATCAACTTGAAACTTTGTATGGTGGAAACTTAGATTTTAAATATAATCACGAAGCTTATTGGCCtgtgttgaaagaaataacagccagaaagagaagaaattatTTGGAAAGATTTGAGAAATTCGGTAAGAAGATTGGATTGAGTGAATATGATTTGAGGGGGGACCATGATGAACTAAAATTTCCGGTTGATTGA
- the CSL4 gene encoding exosome non-catalytic core subunit CSL4, which translates to MDTALENIPEKAIPGDLICPLFESSNDTNQEIIYRFIPGHGCKTQQFEMNSQRIDAIVATLKGPIVVEPIEKESSSDSQDLLTNGNESETTFSENVPSEIEKEGRIIKQFLVSISNSNMHSSKFTDDQFINNLPREGDVVLARVTRINLQRITVDILAVETTPLPIDSGIGSNGSGITAPGGGSGAATFSISQASADLGETFRGIIRSQDVRATDRDRVKVMESFKPGDIIRAQVLSLGDGTHYYLTTASNQLGVVFAKSFNGAGEQMYAIDWQTMISPHTGITEKRKCAKPF; encoded by the coding sequence ATGGATACTGCTCTTGAAAACATCCCTGAAAAAGCTATCCCTGGTGATCTTATATGTCCATTATTTGAATCAAGCAACGATACCAACCAAGAGATAATATATCGTTTTATTCCGGGGCACGGATGTAAAACCCAACAATTTGAAATGAATTCTCAGCGCATAGATGCTATTGTAGCTACATTAAAAGGTCCCATCGTGGTTGAACCCATCGAAAAAGAATCTTCGTCTGATTCACAAGATTTATTAACTAATGGCAATGAATCTGAGACCACCTTTTCGGAAAACGTTCCTTCTGAAATCGAGAAGGAGGGAAGAATAATCAAGCAATTTTTGGTCTCAATATCAAATAGTAACATGCACTCTAGCAAATTTACCGATGACCAATTTATTAATAACCTTCCACGCGAAGGTGATGTTGTTCTAGCTAGAGTAACTAGAATCAATTTGCAAAGAATAACAGTAGATATCTTAGCAGTAGAGACTACGCCTCTGCCGATAGATTCTGGTATTGGAAGTAATGGATCTGGAATTACTGCTCCTGGTGGTGGATCTGGTGCTGCAACGTTTTCAATCTCTCAGGCATCTGCTGATTTGGGGGAAACTTTTAGAGGGATAATTCGCTCTCAAGACGTTAGAGCTACTGATAGAGATAGAGTAAAAGTAATGGAAAGTTTCAAACCAGGTGATATAATTCGTGCACAAGTTTTATCGTTGGGCGATGGTACACATTATTACCTTACGACTGCAAGTAATCAACTAGGAGTAGTTTTCGCTAAATCGTTTAATGGGGCTGGAGAACAAATGTACGCGATCGATTGGCAAACTATGATATCTCCACACACCGGTATTACAGAAAAAAGGAAGTGTGCGAAACCATTTTAA
- the BNI4 gene encoding Bni4p, whose translation MENEVDVNVSSSEGHTFSEISLSHDNVNTISKPSHYLQSDNSASISEPFEQKTRLIQMTSSPSLSALAGILNEKTKHADMMIRKLSTNLVEEPIQEDEQDSSEIHTETDDKYISDLGSPNLIDLADNDEAVVFKHPIPLQESLEQPDFLSTPRVRQGSTNNSTETTPINTPINNPTNDNESVVKRSIIHEETLSQESFEKTASKPKYNPFVDKNNSAIVNKPEIHETALSKLPVNEPEIPQEINNNISVPKPNPQEVSKQKTENVKTKRRRSLLNFWRKPKSTTEKTITSSHSFNLGGNSSEHTLSSGGDVDKSTAKRSMSSTSIFGNFRKNKHNSINTRTKPDHPMDPQPLPKNTNKLHDPNNSSQKRKPTPLDFEKALPEIKLEEKFPIDVFPKSLDASEVESIVSLERSRSIKSNQRNSISSLRTRSLSDHISLNAKMEGMFITDASKTPLATPDLTKSPVNSILRNGRFESPYEEMRSRSSNSLEEDSANVKVTSFSEEKRDFSFGSIEQKLNELTMEFDEEEVNDKTSIANATFNSNTVVSDHDDNELISDIMEFASIIDFGQDIELNFELNASENSKYETLNPVGKISSNSLLKPGLNSDAADSFFNEVNSFSDKSDVSQSKTTEFIKDREPKAVSSISEVQNINPQEAITKADSVRFKHTSNLDSNDEEDFENEDFNNIRTNKESPKISAFMPEVTNSMSRPISMSFRGLKAPQFNSNMDISALSGFQDPQDEFSNFSDERSKFPSKLVTFSSQIVLYETYGELEYDRHPDLATCNQLTPQLAQMIKEELNELKAEMEIHEDSKCYTHFF comes from the coding sequence ATGGAAAACGAAGTTGATGTTAACGTATCCAGCTCCGAAGGGCATACATTTTCGGAAATCTCCCTATCGCATGACAATGTAAATACAATTTCAAAACCCTCACACTATCTACAGAGCGATAATTCTGCCTCGATCTCAGAGCCATTTGAACAAAAGACAAGACTAATTCAGATGACTTCATCACCATCTCTGAGTGCTTTGGCAGGTattttgaatgaaaaaacTAAACATGCCGATATGATGATACGGAAATTATCCACCAATTTAGTGGAAGAACCAatacaagaagatgagCAAGACTCTTCTGAAATTCATACAGAGACAGATGATAAATATATCTCAGACTTAGGATCTCCAAACCTAATAGACTTAGctgataatgatgaagcTGTCGTTTTTAAACATCCTATACCTTTACAGGAATCTCTGGAGCAACCGGACTTTTTATCGACACCGAGAGTTAGACAGGGATCCACAAACAATAGCACCGAAACCACTCCCATCAATACTCCCATCAATAATCCTACTAATGATAATGAATCAGTCGTCAAGCGTTCAATAATCCATGAGGAAACGCTTTCACAAGAATCATTTGAAAAAACTGCCTCGAAACCAAAATACAATCCTTTTGTTGACAAGAACAATTCTGCGATCGTTAATAAGCCGGAAATACATGAAACTGCACTTTCCAAACTTCCAGTGAATGAGCCGGAAATACCACAAGAAattaataacaatatttcGGTTCCCAAACCAAATCCTCAAGAAGTTAGCAAACAAAAGACTGAGAACGTGAAAACCAAACGTAGAAGAAGCTTATTAAACTTCTGGAGGAAACCTAAATCCACCACCGAAAAGACAATCACGTCTTCTCATAGTTTTAATTTAGGGGGTAATAGTTCGGAGCATACATTATCATCAGGTGGAGATGTAGATAAATCGACTGCTAAAAGATCTATGAGTAGTACAAGTATTTTTGGAAACTTTAGAAAGAATAAACACAATTCTATTAACACACGTACAAAACCAGATCATCCTATGGATCCTCAACCGCTACCTAAGAATACTAACAAATTACATGATCCCAATAATAGTTCTCAAAAGCGAAAACCTACTCCTTTAGATTTCGAAAAAGCTCTTCCTGAGATAAAactagaagaaaagtttCCAATAGATGTTTTCCCCAAGTCACTAGATGCGTCTGAGGTTGAATCTATAGTATCATTAGAACGTTCTAGGTCAATAAAATCGAATCAACGAAATTCGATATCATCTTTACGCACTAGATCCCTTAGCGATCATATATCATTAAATGCTAAAATGGAGGGCATGTTCATAACAGATGCCTCAAAAACTCCTCTTGCGACTCCAGATTTAACCAAATCTCCAGTTAATAGCATCCTACGCAATGGAAGATTCGAAAGTCCTTATGAAGAGATGCGAAGTAGAAGTTCTAACTCTCTTGAGGAAGATAGTGCAAATGTGAAAGTCACTTCCTTTTctgaagagaaaagagatttTTCTTTCGGTTCAATAGAGCAGAAGTTAAATGAGCTAACAATGGAGtttgacgaagaagaagttaatGACAAAACCTCGATTGCTAATGCAACATTCAACTCTAATACAGTGGTAAGTGATCATGATGACAATGAACTTATTTCTGATATTATGGAGTTCGCTAGCATCATCGATTTTGGTCAAGacattgaattgaattttgAGCTCAATGCTTCAGAAAACTCAAAATACGAAACTTTAAATCCAGTTGGGAAAATTTCCAGCAATAGTTTGCTGAAACCCGGCTTAAATTCCGATGCTGCagattctttctttaatgaaGTCAATAGTTTTTCAGACAAGTCCGATGTGTCCCAAAGTAAGACAACTGAATTTATTAAAGACCGTGAACCAAAAGCAGTTTCAAGTATTTCTGAAGTCCAAAATATAAATCCACAAGAGGCAATTACAAAGGCTGATTCTGTTCGATTCAAACACACTTCTAATCTCGATAGCaatgacgaagaagatttcGAAAATGAAGACTTTAACAACATTCGTACTAATAAAGAATCTCCAAAAATCAGCGCTTTTATGCCTGAAGTAACTAATTCGATGAGCAGGCCTATATCGATGTCATTCAGAGGACTTAAAGCTCCACAGTTCAACAGTAACATGGATATTTCAGCTTTAAGTGGATTCCAAGATCCTCAAGATGAattttccaacttttcGGACGAAAGATCAAAATTTCCTTCTAAGCTTGTTACATTTTCCTCTCAGATTGTCTTATATGAGACATATGGTGAACTTGAGTACGATAGACATCCAGATTTGGCCACCTGTAATCAGCTGACTCCTCAGCTAGCCCAAATGATTAAAGAGGAACTCAACGAATTAAAAGCTGAAATGGAAATCCACGAAGACTCGAAGTGTTATACacatttcttttaa
- the FET4 gene encoding Fet4p yields the protein MYKIARFFGNPGVRTDIKQQAPIPCDRRQDDSKKGLEEIISKEIETDSESSLNSVLGQVHVEQSGDIITSIGFTGLRKGKMDKALDKLVEYAGSVFTFVLMWIIMIIWVIMGIVSSASSNWQVVMQDGQSIQCYIWDTLLMRQQLMSAHEHVCVCAELKSRLTIFKKLMYSIASSSEKTDSDIEETLYDDIPEVTADLQNKTWYDRLSSNIAHVIGSWYFIVIYWAGICVWIGCGALYLDANNDPPYTGETTGSNPKKTRFGNMWQMYINTATAVLMFFCTIFLQNLRARHDRFVAKFIREIFEIDLKIDVLLRDEANDYFTESDVVCIKRQKRNRADFLIDWYGDVVGTGIGVLLAIAVLTAWIAVGHLMDYSDNWWLIIGTYTGLVGFFDGFVIRQNYFRIVNHEQENYSSVLSEEYELYSILGIQCPKNLSEIPVQADKSVTYRVSVFINKICSSKWSVLASLLIIIGLISVASGMHWSQTGQLLANTPTMIIEGFFLLILLQAHNWADIERRAEISLLHSRKTFMLTYLEKKFKRKAIDINLN from the coding sequence ATGTATAAAATTGCCAGGTTTTTTGGTAACCCCGGTGTGCGCACAGATATAAAGCAACAAGCACCTATTCCTTGTGATCGAAGGCAAGATGACTCTAAAAAGGGCTTAGAAGAGATCATTagtaaagaaattgaaactgACTCTGAATCTTCTTTAAATTCTGTTCTTGGACAAGTTCATGTTGAACAAAGTGGTGATATTATTACCTCTATTGGGTTTACAGGCTTGAGAAAGGGTAAAATGGATAAAGCTCTGGATAAGTTAGTAGAATATGCTGGTTCAGTATTCACATTTGTGCTAATGTGGATTATAATGATTATATGGGTGATCATGGGAATAGTTTCGTCTGCATCTTCTAACTGGCAAGTTGTTATGCAAGATGGGCAATCTATTCAATGTTATATTTGGGACACTCTATTGATGAGACAGCAGTTAATGTCTGCACATGAGCACGTATGTGTTTGTGCTGAATTAAAATCGCGTTTAACTATATTCAAAAAGCTGATGTATAGCATTGCTAGTTCTTCTGAGAAGACAGATTCAGACATCGAAGAAACCTTGTACGACGATATTCCAGAAGTGACGGCCGATTTACAGAACAAGACCTGGTATGATAGATTGTCATCGAATATTGCACACGTTATAGGTTCCTGGtattttattgttatttaTTGGGCAGGAATATGTGTATGGATAGGTTGCGGTGCCTTATATCTCGATGCAAACAACGATCCTCCTTACACCGGTGAAACAACAGGGTCCAATCCTAAAAAAACAAGGTTCGGAAACATGTGGCAAATGTATATCAACACTGCAACAGCCGTACTGATGTTCTTTTGTACTATATTCTTGCAGAACTTAAGGGCAAGACATGATAGGTTTGTTGCCAAATTCATTAGAGAGatatttgaaattgatttGAAAATTGATGTACTCTTAAGAGATGAAGCCAATGATTATTTTACTGAATCAGATGTGGTATGCATTaagagacaaaagagaaataGAGCAGATTTTTTAATAGATTGGTACGGTGATGTTGTTGGCACTGGTATCGGTGTGTTGTTGGCTATAGCAGTTCTAACAGCATGGATTGCAGTTGGCCATCTTATGGACTATAGTGATAACTGGTGGTTAATTATAGGTACCTACACCGGTTTAGTTGGATTTTTCGATGGGTTCGTTATTAGACAGAATTATTTCCGTATTGTGAACCATGAGCAGGAAAACTATTCAAGCGTTTTATCTGAGGAATATGAATTGTATAGCATATTGGGTATTCAATGTCCCAAAAATCTCAGCGAAATTCCAGTCCAAGCCGATAAATCAGTAACCTACAGAGTTTCAGTATTTATCAATAAGATATGTTCAAGTAAATGGAGTGTGTTAGCGTCTCTCCTTATAATTATTGGACTAATATCTGTTGCCTCTGGTATGCATTGGAGTCAAACGGGACAACTTTTAGCAAATACCCCGACAATGATTATAGAAGGGTTTTTCCTATTAatccttcttcaagctcATAACTGGGCCGATATTGAACGCAGGGCAGAAATTTCGTTACTGCACAGTAGAAAAACATTTATGCTAACCTAtctggaaaaaaagttcaaaagaaaagcaaTAGACATAAACTtaaactga